One genomic region from Sulfurimonas sp. encodes:
- a CDS encoding class I SAM-dependent methyltransferase: protein MYTEIDKCRISGSKNLINVLSLGEQHLTGVFPETKDQEITKGPLDLVWCPDSGLLQLKQSYDSSEMYGDNYGYRSGLNQSMVDHLSHKINTLEKFVGLTSSDIVIDIGSNDATSLKSYKASCKKVGIDPTGNKFKQYYTDDIELIPDFFTADKFIKIFGEKKAKIITSIAMFYDLESPLDFIFDIEKILTIDGVWHFEQSYMPSMLRTNAYDTICHEHLEFYSFRVVKNMLEEKGMKVVDVQLNSINGGSFSITASKKDASFKSNTPVINWMLKQEDDLRLDTPKPYRDFEERVFRHRNNLRDLILSLVEDGKTVLGYGASTKGNVLLQFCNLTSKEIPYIAEVNPEKFGKYTPGTKIPIISEEEARKLKPDYFLVLPWHFRDSILSKEKQFISDGGKFIFPLPEIEIV from the coding sequence CAGAGATAGATAAATGTCGTATTAGTGGTAGTAAAAATTTAATAAATGTTTTATCATTAGGAGAGCAGCATTTAACTGGTGTTTTTCCTGAAACTAAAGATCAGGAAATTACAAAAGGACCTTTAGACTTAGTATGGTGTCCTGATAGTGGATTGTTACAATTAAAACAATCATACGACTCAAGTGAAATGTATGGTGATAACTATGGTTATCGTTCGGGGTTAAATCAATCTATGGTTGATCATTTATCACATAAAATAAATACGCTTGAAAAATTTGTAGGCCTTACAAGCAGTGATATTGTTATTGACATTGGTAGTAATGACGCGACATCATTAAAGTCTTATAAAGCATCTTGTAAAAAAGTTGGTATTGATCCAACTGGAAACAAGTTTAAGCAGTATTATACGGATGATATTGAGTTGATACCAGATTTTTTTACAGCTGATAAATTTATAAAAATTTTTGGTGAGAAAAAAGCCAAAATTATTACTTCAATAGCAATGTTTTATGATTTGGAAAGTCCTTTAGATTTTATTTTTGATATCGAAAAAATATTGACAATTGATGGAGTATGGCATTTTGAACAAAGTTATATGCCATCTATGTTACGTACTAATGCTTATGATACTATTTGTCATGAACACCTTGAATTTTACTCATTTAGAGTTGTTAAAAACATGCTAGAAGAAAAAGGTATGAAGGTTGTTGATGTTCAGCTAAATTCTATTAATGGTGGGAGTTTTTCAATAACTGCATCTAAAAAAGATGCAAGTTTTAAATCAAATACACCTGTTATAAATTGGATGTTAAAACAAGAGGATGATTTAAGACTTGATACTCCAAAGCCTTATAGAGATTTTGAAGAAAGAGTTTTTAGACATAGAAATAATTTAAGAGATCTTATTTTATCTTTAGTTGAGGATGGTAAAACAGTATTAGGATATGGTGCTAGTACAAAAGGCAATGTACTTTTGCAATTTTGTAATCTTACTTCTAAAGAAATACCATATATAGCTGAAGTTAATCCTGAAAAATTTGGTAAATATACACCTGGAACTAAAATACCAATTATTTCAGAAGAAGAAGCTAGAAAGCTGAAACCTGATTACTTCTTAGTATTACCTTGGCATTTTAGAGATTCAATCTTATCTAAAGAAAAACAATTTATATCTGATGGAGGTAAATTTATTTTCCCTTTACCTGAAATCGAAATTGTTTAG
- a CDS encoding GDP-mannose 4,6-dehydratase — protein MITGIYGQDGSYMAEILKDKDYVVYGIVKKTLSSNSESIKAYLTSIGVVPIVFNVDLCNYNDLKNLLLELCPDEIYHLSAYHYSSESSLNNDYHEKLLFEHNVASTLNILSICSEYLKNTRIVTAGSCLMFDSSKTIKQNEKTPFSSSSLYGLAKITEANLVKYYRDKGLHASTAILYNHESSRRKDNFVTKKIIKNLVAVQNGEIEKFSLGNINITKDWGYARDYTYGMFLMCQSSSPKDYILASGTSRSIRNFIEIAAKILEIKNWEKHIEIDRKFLTRKFSTELKGDSSLASSELKWKSMLKLEKLIELMIKNELNENLE, from the coding sequence TTGATAACTGGTATTTATGGACAAGATGGAAGTTACATGGCTGAGATTTTAAAAGATAAAGACTATGTAGTTTATGGAATAGTAAAAAAAACATTATCATCTAATTCTGAGAGTATAAAAGCATATTTGACGAGTATAGGTGTGGTGCCAATAGTATTTAATGTTGATTTATGTAACTACAATGATTTAAAAAATTTATTGTTAGAGCTATGCCCTGATGAGATTTACCATCTTTCAGCTTATCATTATAGTTCAGAGAGTTCATTAAATAATGACTACCATGAGAAGTTATTATTTGAACATAATGTAGCCTCAACATTAAATATACTTAGTATTTGCAGTGAGTATTTAAAAAATACTAGGATTGTAACTGCTGGATCATGTTTAATGTTTGATAGTAGTAAGACAATTAAACAGAATGAGAAAACACCTTTTTCTTCATCAAGTTTATATGGATTGGCTAAAATTACAGAAGCAAATTTGGTTAAATATTATAGAGATAAAGGGCTCCATGCATCAACTGCAATTTTATATAATCATGAATCATCAAGAAGAAAAGATAATTTTGTAACAAAAAAAATAATAAAAAATTTAGTTGCTGTTCAAAATGGAGAAATTGAAAAATTTAGTTTGGGAAATATTAACATAACTAAAGATTGGGGCTATGCTAGGGATTATACATATGGTATGTTTCTAATGTGCCAAAGTAGTAGTCCAAAGGATTATATTTTAGCGTCAGGAACTAGTCGTAGCATAAGAAATTTTATTGAAATAGCTGCAAAAATATTAGAGATTAAAAATTGGGAAAAACATATAGAAATTGATAGAAAGTTCCTAACAAGAAAGTTCAGTACAGAACTTAAAGGTGATTCATCACTTGCGAGCAGTGAACTTAAATGGAAAAGTATGCTAAAGTTAGAAAAATTAATTGAATTAATGATTAAAAATGAACTCAATGAAAATTTGGAGTAA
- a CDS encoding glycosyltransferase family 2 protein, with amino-acid sequence MKEKISAVVCILNEEKRLEDCLLLLLKNKPDEIIVVDGGSSDKSVEIAKKYTNNIIESKNSNLTRDRQKGINAAKNQYIAMIDADHRLEKNTLESLLNELNKYSFDIGQSQLKSYENLSWLNRAEEEQWNLTHNISETRKMIGVAPAIYKKSIFDKVKFDDYITKTIDDTDFSYRLSLHPEFKYGILDTKVSQLHDPSLKSYMKKFKWYGIGDGEFCIKNPRRMFSMIFHLAIRYPVVYSVKSAIKFKFLTIPFFILQGNVRLYFALSTIIKNYMQILFKK; translated from the coding sequence ATGAAAGAAAAAATTTCTGCTGTTGTTTGTATATTAAATGAAGAAAAGAGACTCGAAGATTGTTTGCTTTTACTTTTAAAGAATAAACCAGATGAAATAATAGTAGTTGATGGTGGTTCGTCAGATAAAAGTGTAGAAATAGCAAAAAAGTATACTAATAATATAATTGAAAGCAAAAACTCCAATTTAACACGCGATAGACAAAAAGGTATAAATGCAGCAAAAAATCAATATATTGCTATGATCGATGCAGATCATCGCCTAGAAAAAAATACGCTTGAAAGTTTATTAAATGAATTAAATAAATATTCTTTTGATATTGGACAGTCTCAACTTAAATCATATGAAAATTTGAGTTGGTTAAATAGAGCAGAAGAAGAACAATGGAATTTAACACATAATATTTCAGAAACAAGAAAAATGATTGGTGTTGCACCAGCAATATACAAAAAAAGTATTTTTGATAAAGTTAAGTTTGATGATTATATTACTAAAACAATAGACGATACTGACTTTAGTTATCGTTTATCTTTGCATCCAGAATTCAAATATGGAATTTTAGATACGAAGGTTTCTCAATTACATGATCCTTCTTTAAAAAGTTATATGAAAAAGTTCAAATGGTATGGTATAGGAGATGGGGAATTTTGTATTAAAAACCCTAGAAGAATGTTCTCGATGATTTTTCATTTAGCGATAAGATATCCAGTTGTTTACTCAGTTAAATCGGCAATAAAATTTAAATTCTTAACAATACCTTTTTTCATTTTACAAGGTAATGTTAGATTGTATTTTGCATTATCTACTATTATAAAAAATTATATGCAAATATTATTTAAAAAGTAA
- a CDS encoding ABC transporter ATP-binding protein, producing the protein MTQLNKVKAIISKKDKWFLIILIFMSIILSIIETVGITAIMPFITTASNPNIILENEYYKLIYDFFDFNSTMQFVIWFGALLIVFYILRGIYTIFYTYTLNRFAFGRYHKFAFELLQGYTSISYKEFINKNSSTLTKTIVNEAMNITYYLQNLLILFSEIFTISFLYIILLFVDYKMTLILTLILVIKVLFIMKTISKKIKKEGLRRSEFQDGFYRILGKAFGNFKFTKLRGNEATILREFSNKSEGFSKTNVLNSTLQVMPRIILEVIGFGMLISIVMYVLVTTKDATQIIPIVSIYALALYRMLPALTKILNSYNQMMYLSTALDIVYDDLVVPVDTEGNTQLNFNEKIEARNICFSYDDENDILKNLNLTINKGEKVAFIGASGSGKSTLVDVLIGIYKPRLGEVLIDGMILTPDNIRSWRKKVGYIPQSIYLFDGTVSENISFGDKLDQSKVIDALKKANIYDYLEQQAEGIETKVGEGGIKLSGGQKQRIGIARALYNEPDILVLDEATSALDIDTEEKIMKEIYKLSSDKTLLIIAHRLSTIEGCERVIDLEKLDREN; encoded by the coding sequence ATGACACAGTTAAATAAAGTTAAAGCTATAATTAGTAAAAAAGATAAGTGGTTTTTAATAATACTTATTTTTATGAGTATTATATTATCTATAATAGAAACGGTTGGTATTACAGCTATTATGCCATTCATAACAACAGCCTCAAATCCAAATATAATTTTAGAAAATGAATATTATAAATTAATTTATGATTTCTTTGATTTTAACAGCACAATGCAGTTTGTTATATGGTTTGGAGCCTTATTAATAGTTTTCTATATATTAAGAGGTATATACACTATTTTTTACACATATACTTTGAATAGATTTGCTTTCGGTAGATATCATAAATTTGCATTCGAACTTCTTCAGGGTTATACCAGTATTTCTTATAAGGAATTTATAAATAAGAATAGTTCCACATTAACCAAAACAATTGTTAATGAAGCTATGAATATTACATATTATCTTCAAAATCTTTTGATACTGTTTTCAGAAATATTTACAATTTCTTTTCTATATATAATCTTACTTTTTGTTGATTATAAAATGACACTAATCTTGACATTAATACTTGTTATTAAAGTTTTATTTATTATGAAAACTATTTCTAAAAAAATTAAAAAAGAAGGTCTTAGAAGAAGTGAGTTTCAAGATGGTTTTTACAGGATACTAGGAAAAGCATTTGGTAATTTTAAGTTTACAAAGTTGAGAGGAAATGAAGCAACAATTTTAAGAGAATTTTCCAATAAAAGTGAAGGTTTCTCTAAAACAAATGTATTAAATAGTACTTTACAAGTTATGCCACGAATAATTTTAGAAGTAATAGGTTTTGGGATGTTGATTTCAATTGTGATGTATGTATTAGTAACTACTAAAGATGCCACACAAATAATACCAATTGTTTCTATATATGCATTAGCTCTTTATAGAATGTTGCCAGCATTAACAAAAATATTAAATAGTTATAACCAAATGATGTATCTTTCAACTGCTTTAGATATAGTTTATGATGATTTAGTTGTTCCTGTTGATACAGAGGGCAATACCCAGTTGAATTTTAATGAGAAGATTGAAGCCAGAAACATTTGTTTTTCTTATGATGATGAAAATGATATTCTTAAAAATTTGAATTTAACAATTAACAAAGGTGAAAAAGTAGCTTTTATTGGAGCAAGTGGTAGTGGAAAAAGTACATTGGTAGATGTTCTTATCGGTATATATAAACCACGATTAGGTGAAGTGTTGATTGATGGTATGATTCTAACTCCAGACAACATTCGATCATGGAGAAAGAAAGTTGGATATATCCCCCAATCAATATATCTCTTTGATGGAACAGTATCTGAAAATATATCATTTGGTGATAAACTAGATCAGTCAAAAGTTATTGATGCATTAAAGAAAGCTAATATTTATGACTATTTAGAACAACAGGCTGAAGGCATAGAAACAAAAGTTGGGGAAGGTGGTATTAAGTTAAGTGGTGGTCAGAAACAGCGTATAGGAATAGCAAGAGCTTTATATAATGAGCCAGATATTCTTGTTTTAGATGAAGCAACTTCGGCTTTAGATATTGATACGGAAGAAAAAATTATGAAAGAAATATATAAATTAAGTTCAGATAAAACATTACTGATTATTGCACATAGACTTTCTACTATAGAAGGCTGTGAAAGGGTGATAGATCTAGAAAAATTAGATAGAGAGAATTAA
- a CDS encoding GNAT family protein — protein MKLEGKNIYLRPIEFNDSNGNYPHWFNDPIVCKYNSHGDYLYTKQMAIDYIKMIEASNIDEVYAICDKKTNNHIGNIALHNISQKNRCAEFAILIGEISFMGQGIGKEAVEIIIDYAFNILKFHRVYCGVSQHNVAMQKLVLNLRMKQEGVLVDAMIKNDQYADIYLYAIINN, from the coding sequence ATGAAACTAGAGGGAAAAAATATATATCTAAGGCCTATAGAATTTAATGATTCAAATGGTAACTATCCACATTGGTTTAATGATCCAATAGTTTGCAAATATAATTCACATGGAGATTATTTATATACTAAACAAATGGCGATTGACTATATTAAGATGATAGAAGCATCAAACATAGATGAAGTTTATGCTATATGTGATAAAAAAACGAATAATCATATAGGTAATATAGCTCTTCATAACATATCTCAAAAAAATAGATGCGCAGAATTTGCAATTCTAATTGGTGAAATTTCTTTTATGGGTCAAGGTATAGGTAAAGAAGCTGTAGAAATTATTATAGATTATGCATTTAATATATTAAAGTTCCATCGTGTTTACTGTGGTGTTAGTCAACATAATGTCGCAATGCAAAAACTTGTATTAAATCTAAGGATGAAACAAGAGGGTGTATTGGTAGATGCAATGATTAAAAACGATCAATATGCTGATATATATTTATATGCGATAATAAACAATTAA
- the rfbF gene encoding glucose-1-phosphate cytidylyltransferase, with translation MKVLLLAGGYGTRLSEETDIKPKPMLEIGGKPILWHIMKSYSHYGFNDFVILLGYKGYYIKEYFANYFLHQSDVTIDLKNNNMEIHNNSSEPWKVTLIDTGLDSMTGGRIKRAKKYIGNEAFMVTYGDGVSDVNIKELVEFHNKNNKKATMTAIQPAGRFGALDIKTNLVNQFVEKPAGDGNWINGGFMVCEPEVLDLIESDATIFEQYPLQTLANEGELSAFKHSGFWQCMDTLRDKTSLNEMWDKNEAKWKVWND, from the coding sequence ATGAAAGTATTATTATTAGCAGGTGGATATGGAACAAGATTGAGTGAAGAGACAGATATAAAACCTAAGCCTATGCTAGAAATTGGTGGTAAACCTATATTATGGCATATTATGAAAAGTTATTCGCATTATGGATTTAATGACTTTGTTATACTACTTGGATATAAGGGCTATTATATAAAAGAGTACTTTGCTAATTATTTTTTGCATCAAAGTGATGTTACAATTGACTTGAAAAATAATAATATGGAGATACATAATAATAGTAGTGAACCATGGAAAGTCACATTGATTGATACGGGTTTAGATAGTATGACAGGTGGTAGAATTAAAAGAGCTAAAAAATATATAGGTAATGAAGCTTTTATGGTTACATATGGGGATGGAGTTAGTGATGTAAACATCAAGGAACTTGTAGAGTTTCATAATAAAAATAATAAAAAAGCGACAATGACTGCGATTCAACCTGCCGGAAGATTTGGAGCATTAGATATAAAAACTAATCTTGTTAATCAGTTTGTAGAAAAACCTGCAGGTGATGGAAACTGGATAAATGGTGGTTTTATGGTTTGTGAACCTGAAGTACTTGACTTAATAGAATCTGATGCTACTATATTTGAACAATATCCTTTGCAAACACTTGCAAATGAAGGTGAACTCAGTGCATTTAAACATAGTGGTTTTTGGCAATGTATGGATACATTAAGAGATAAAACAAGCCTTAATGAGATGTGGGACAAGAATGAAGCAAAATGGAAAGTGTGGAATGACTAA
- the rfbG gene encoding CDP-glucose 4,6-dehydratase translates to MKQNGKCGMTNLFSSIYLNKTVLVTGHTGFKGSWLCYWLVKMGANVVGYSLEAPTNPNHISLLDIDMISIIGDIRDFEKLNKVFKEYKPEIVFHLAAQPLVRLSYDNPIETYETNVIGTLKVFEACRKNNVKAIVNITSDKAYENKEWIWGYRENDSMGGYDPYSSSKGCADLLANSYRNSYFNVIEYKKKHNTLLASCRAGNVIGGGDWAKDRLITDIMVSVSKGKKVSIRSPHATRPWQHVLEPLSGYLHIGQKLLEEKVEFGDAWNFGPSDEGSITVEEVVKNVKNHWGKIDYEIHRNPNQLHEANLLKLDCSKAHIILKWKDVWNSATTFEKTVKWYKAYYEEDKTTLTSQDLQSYISDAKNKGLEWAKN, encoded by the coding sequence ATGAAGCAAAATGGAAAGTGTGGAATGACTAATCTTTTTAGTAGTATATATTTAAATAAAACTGTGCTAGTAACTGGACATACTGGATTTAAAGGTTCATGGCTATGTTATTGGCTAGTTAAAATGGGTGCTAATGTGGTTGGCTATTCACTCGAAGCACCGACAAATCCAAACCATATATCTCTTTTAGATATTGATATGATTTCTATTATTGGTGACATTAGAGACTTTGAGAAATTAAATAAAGTTTTTAAAGAGTATAAACCAGAAATTGTATTTCATTTAGCAGCTCAGCCACTTGTAAGACTATCCTATGATAATCCAATAGAAACATATGAGACTAATGTAATTGGTACTTTAAAAGTTTTTGAAGCTTGTCGAAAAAATAATGTAAAAGCTATAGTAAATATTACAAGCGATAAAGCTTACGAGAATAAAGAATGGATATGGGGGTATAGAGAAAATGACTCGATGGGTGGATATGATCCATACAGTTCATCAAAAGGATGTGCTGATTTACTAGCTAACTCTTACCGCAATTCTTATTTTAATGTAATAGAGTATAAGAAAAAGCATAACACACTTCTTGCCTCATGTAGAGCAGGAAATGTTATAGGTGGTGGGGACTGGGCGAAAGATAGGTTGATTACTGACATTATGGTTTCAGTATCTAAAGGTAAAAAGGTAAGTATAAGAAGTCCACACGCTACAAGACCATGGCAGCATGTACTTGAACCACTTAGTGGGTATTTACATATTGGTCAAAAGCTTCTTGAAGAAAAAGTAGAGTTTGGAGACGCTTGGAATTTTGGACCATCAGATGAAGGAAGTATAACAGTAGAGGAAGTAGTGAAAAATGTAAAAAATCATTGGGGTAAAATAGATTATGAAATTCATAGGAATCCAAATCAATTACATGAAGCAAATTTACTAAAGCTAGATTGTTCAAAGGCTCATATTATTTTAAAATGGAAAGATGTATGGAATAGTGCTACAACTTTTGAAAAAACTGTTAAGTGGTATAAGGCATATTATGAAGAAGATAAAACAACTTTAACTTCTCAAGATTTACAAAGTTATATATCTGATGCAAAAAATAAAGGTTTAGAGTGGGCAAAAAATTAA
- the rfbC gene encoding dTDP-4-dehydrorhamnose 3,5-epimerase, with product MGKKLNIISTYLDGLFVVKPNKFTDDRGSFSRVYCEEELKEISDISIKQINHSISKDKGTVRGMHFQYEPNAEVKMVKCIKGKVFDVVVDIRKGSPTFLETFSIELTDENQKMIYIPKGFAHGFQTLEDDTELLYLHSTIYTPSNEGALNVIDPLLNIKWPLDIINLSKKDNEHKFVDNNFKGIEINEL from the coding sequence GTGGGCAAAAAATTAAATATAATTTCTACATATTTAGATGGATTGTTTGTAGTAAAACCAAATAAATTTACCGATGATAGAGGTTCGTTTTCTAGAGTTTATTGTGAAGAAGAACTTAAAGAAATTTCAGATATTTCTATAAAACAGATAAACCATTCTATTAGTAAAGATAAAGGCACAGTTCGAGGTATGCATTTTCAGTATGAACCTAATGCTGAGGTTAAGATGGTAAAGTGTATCAAAGGAAAAGTATTTGATGTTGTTGTTGATATAAGAAAAGGTTCACCTACATTTTTAGAAACTTTTTCAATAGAATTAACAGATGAGAATCAGAAAATGATATATATACCAAAAGGTTTTGCTCATGGTTTTCAAACACTTGAAGATGATACAGAATTACTTTATCTTCATAGTACTATTTATACACCATCAAATGAAGGTGCATTAAATGTGATTGACCCATTGTTAAACATAAAGTGGCCTTTGGATATAATCAATCTTTCAAAAAAAGACAATGAACATAAATTTGTAGATAATAACTTTAAAGGAATAGAAATAAATGAATTGTAG
- a CDS encoding class I SAM-dependent methyltransferase, with the protein MNCRFCKAELNKVFVDLVNAPASNSFLTQEQLDEPETFYPLKIYVCGECKLVQIDEYKKSDDIFDKDYAYFSSFSTSWLEHAKNYVDMMINKLALNTNSIVTEIASNDGYLLQYFKEKNIPCIGVEPTSSTAKVAKEKGINVIEDFFGSKLADTLQKSDLILGNNVLAHVPDINDFVHGLKIALKENGTITMEFPHLLNIIKENQFDTIYHEHFSYLSFYTVKQIFEKQGLKLYDVEKLPTHGGSLRIYATHLENEKKDIFDNVANLLNEEKDFGLFDIEIYNNFQEKANKVKYDLLYFLLQAKKENKKVIAYGAAAKGNTLLNYAGVKNDLIEFVVDKSPYKQGKFLPASHIPILAEDEIKKMKPDYIIILPWNIKGEVMLQLDYAKEWDCKFVVAVPKLAII; encoded by the coding sequence ATGAATTGTAGATTTTGTAAAGCTGAGTTAAATAAAGTTTTTGTTGATTTGGTGAATGCACCTGCATCTAACTCCTTTTTGACACAAGAACAACTAGATGAACCTGAAACTTTTTATCCACTTAAAATATATGTTTGTGGAGAGTGTAAACTTGTTCAAATTGACGAGTATAAAAAATCAGATGATATTTTTGATAAAGATTATGCTTATTTTAGTTCATTTTCTACAAGTTGGTTGGAACATGCAAAAAACTATGTTGATATGATGATAAATAAATTAGCATTAAATACTAATTCTATAGTCACTGAAATAGCTTCAAATGATGGATATTTATTACAATATTTTAAAGAGAAGAATATACCTTGTATAGGAGTAGAACCAACTTCAAGTACTGCAAAAGTTGCAAAAGAGAAAGGTATAAATGTTATAGAAGATTTTTTTGGTAGTAAATTGGCTGATACCTTACAAAAATCAGACCTGATTCTCGGTAATAATGTATTAGCGCATGTTCCAGATATAAATGATTTTGTTCATGGGTTAAAAATAGCATTAAAAGAAAATGGAACTATTACTATGGAGTTTCCTCATCTTTTAAATATCATAAAAGAGAACCAATTTGACACTATATATCATGAGCATTTTTCTTACCTTTCTTTTTATACTGTAAAACAAATATTTGAAAAGCAGGGACTTAAACTATATGATGTGGAAAAGCTTCCTACTCATGGTGGAAGTTTAAGGATTTATGCTACACACCTTGAGAATGAAAAAAAAGATATATTTGATAATGTAGCAAATTTACTTAATGAAGAAAAAGACTTTGGACTTTTTGATATAGAAATTTATAATAACTTCCAAGAAAAAGCTAATAAAGTAAAATATGATTTACTTTATTTTTTACTACAAGCTAAGAAAGAAAATAAAAAAGTGATAGCGTATGGAGCTGCTGCTAAAGGAAATACACTTTTAAATTACGCTGGTGTAAAAAATGATTTAATAGAATTTGTAGTAGATAAATCACCGTATAAGCAAGGAAAATTTCTACCCGCTAGTCATATACCTATATTAGCAGAAGATGAAATAAAAAAAATGAAACCTGATTATATTATAATATTGCCTTGGAATATTAAAGGTGAAGTAATGCTTCAATTAGATTATGCAAAAGAATGGGATTGTAAGTTTGTGGTTGCAGTACCAAAATTGGCTATAATATAG
- a CDS encoding nucleotidyltransferase domain-containing protein yields MIDIEKIKPEIIERLKPLNPDKIILFGSYAYGIPNEDSDIDLFIFKDIDRHLQREYKLKARQSIRTLISKYKVGFDLLVASETFVKSRKDYFYKKDILENGKIIYE; encoded by the coding sequence ATGATTGATATAGAAAAGATAAAACCTGAAATTATTGAAAGATTAAAGCCTTTAAATCCTGACAAGATTATATTGTTTGGTAGTTATGCTTATGGTATTCCAAATGAAGATAGTGATATTGATTTGTTTATATTTAAAGATATTGATAGACATTTACAAAGAGAATATAAATTAAAAGCAAGACAAAGTATAAGAACATTGATATCTAAATATAAAGTAGGTTTTGATCTATTAGTAGCAAGTGAAACATTTGTCAAAAGTAGAAAAGATTATTTTTATAAAAAAGATATTTTAGAAAATGGGAAAATTATTTATGAATAA
- a CDS encoding HEPN domain-containing protein, with protein sequence MNKPASLEWLTIAFHDFKSAQILYDANHYTDSIGGDLQQSIEKILKSIIAFKNEKIPKTHDLYEIYDLINEITFEEYEIKILEIATEYLKEDRYPNSNYSLPKREEIKEVLDFTEKLFEKVCNIVDINLSEVQV encoded by the coding sequence ATGAATAAGCCTGCTTCTTTAGAATGGTTGACCATAGCTTTTCATGATTTTAAATCGGCTCAGATTTTATATGATGCAAATCATTATACAGATAGTATAGGTGGTGACCTGCAACAATCTATAGAAAAAATATTAAAATCAATAATTGCATTTAAAAATGAAAAAATACCTAAAACTCACGACTTATATGAGATTTATGATTTAATAAATGAAATAACTTTTGAAGAATATGAGATAAAAATTTTAGAAATTGCGACAGAATATTTAAAGGAAGATAGATATCCAAATTCAAATTATAGTTTGCCTAAAAGAGAAGAGATAAAAGAGGTTTTGGATTTTACAGAAAAGTTGTTTGAAAAAGTTTGTAATATTGTAGATATTAATTTATCAGAAGTTCAAGTATAA
- a CDS encoding NAD-dependent epimerase/dehydratase family protein, with the protein MKILVTGATGFIGNNLINELLKDKENKIIATSRNIEKAKRCDWYNKVDYIEYDINSKNIDIDLYSLFNMPDMLIHLGWEGLPHYNDLIHIEKNLLKNYKFIKNLIKNGLKDITITGTCLEYGMKNGCLSENTNPNPSNSYAIAKDTLRKFIVELNKEFDFSYKWIRLFYMYGDGQSEKSLISLLDKAIENSDKEFNMSGGEQLRDFLHISEVVKNIVLIVNQKQYTNQAINCCSGQALSVRTLVENYLKERNYNLNLNLGYYPYPNYEAMAFWGDNAKLKKIKGKSK; encoded by the coding sequence ATGAAAATCCTAGTTACGGGTGCTACGGGTTTTATTGGAAATAATCTAATTAATGAATTATTAAAAGATAAAGAAAATAAAATTATTGCGACATCACGAAATATTGAAAAAGCTAAAAGATGTGATTGGTATAATAAAGTAGATTACATAGAGTATGATATAAACTCCAAAAATATAGATATTGATTTATATAGTCTGTTTAATATGCCAGATATGTTAATTCATTTAGGCTGGGAAGGACTTCCTCATTATAATGATTTAATACACATAGAAAAGAACTTATTAAAAAATTATAAATTTATTAAGAATTTAATTAAAAATGGGTTAAAAGATATAACAATAACTGGAACATGTCTTGAATATGGCATGAAGAATGGTTGTTTATCTGAGAATACAAATCCAAATCCATCAAATTCTTATGCAATAGCAAAAGATACATTAAGAAAATTTATTGTTGAATTAAACAAAGAATTCGATTTTAGTTATAAATGGATTAGATTGTTTTATATGTATGGAGACGGTCAATCAGAAAAATCATTAATATCTCTTTTGGATAAAGCAATAGAAAATAGTGATAAAGAGTTTAATATGTCCGGTGGTGAGCAGTTAAGAGATTTTTTACATATTAGTGAAGTTGTGAAAAATATTGTTTTAATTGTAAATCAAAAACAATATACTAATCAGGCTATAAATTGTTGTAGTGGGCAAGCACTATCCGTAAGGACTTTGGTAGAAAACTATCTAAAAGAAAGAAACTACAATCTTAACTTAAATTTAGGTTATTACCCTTATCCAAACTATGAGGCAATGGCTTTTTGGGGAGATAATGCAAAATTAAAAAAAATAAAAGGAAAAAGTAAATGA